Proteins from one Triticum aestivum cultivar Chinese Spring chromosome 7A, IWGSC CS RefSeq v2.1, whole genome shotgun sequence genomic window:
- the LOC123152849 gene encoding uncharacterized protein: protein MEQDDAPGFAQQVSDVVRSPPATPPVRISHNSHEGLHSQPYTSRKGTLSRSASRVIDKYRRKRATNKSTKGNATSTRINSRCQPKCVVTLINSFDDMKKDLVRQTGLHGILQLKLTKVNRQYGAWLLSKIDVDSCAIVADLHKVIPFSARDVNSVLGVPCSGRTIETCNQDEVERNKRILCDIFEVPHFSQVTVKFLEAILNKQYSYPMSLKDQRSFKAAFVLYVMTKFLAPQSLANYISTRYISAVADIDNISSYNWAQFIVDDLMNSASLMPKRFHNSSQVSINGCILFLQTIYLDHIAPSNNDVNCETSPRIAAFDDDLVTRIIMNDMKCKHNIGFPFPQFGKLQASSSIKDAISSAEGQFSSILQDTSDFENFLDNPVRRSGQSRCTSFEPHIRPYPNILQQGYCFTMPTYKYA, encoded by the exons ATGGAACAAGACGACGCCCCCGGTTTTGCCCAGCAGGTCTCCGACGTCGTGCGCTCTCCACCGGCCACTCCCCCCGTCAGAATCAGCCACAACTCACACGAG GGTCTACACTCCCAGCCATACACGTCCAGGAAAGGCACCTTGTCACGCAGCGCGTCTCGTGTCATTGATAAATACCGCCGCAAGAGAGCCACAAATAAGTCGACGAAAGGCAATGCAACTAGCACCAGAATAAATTCAAGATGCCAACCAAAGTGTGTCGTTACTTTGATTAACAGTTTTGATGACATGAAAAAGGATCTTGTCCGTCAAACAGGGCTTCACGGCATCCTTCAGCTGAAGTTAACTAAAGTTAACAGACAGTATGGCGCATGGCTTCTGAGCAAGATTGATGTTGATTCATGTGCCATCGTAGCTGATCTTCATAAAGTGATCCCCTTCTCTGCGAGGGACGTTAATTCAGTCTTGGGTGTACCATGCAGCGGGAGAACCATTGAGACCTGTAACCAAGATGAGGTAGAACGGAATAAGAGGATTCTTTGTGATATTTTTGAGGTTCCACACTTTTCACAGGTTACTGTTAAGTTTTTGGAGGCAATTCTTAATAAACAATATTCATATCCGATGAGCTTAAAGGACCAACGATCGTTCAAGGCGGCATTTGTCCTTTATGTCATGACAAAGTTCTTGGCTCCGCAATCACTAGCAAACTACATTTCCACAAGGTATATCAGCGCAGTAGCTGATATTGACAATATCTCGTCATACAACTGGGCACAGTTCATCGTCGACGACCTCATGAATTCTGCCAGCTTGATGCCCAAACGATTTCATAATTCTTCTCAAGTATCAATTAACGGGTGTATACTATTCCTCCAG ACAATCTACCTGGACCATATTGCGCCATCAAATAACGATGTCAACTGTGAAACCAGTCCTAGGATTGCGGCATTCGATGATGACCTCGTCACCCGCATTATCATGAATGACATGAAGTGCAAACACAACATTGGGTTCCCTTTCCCTCAGTTTGGGAAGCTGCAG GCTTCTTCTTCCATTAAGGATGCAATCTCCAGTGCTGAAGGACAATTTTCATCTATTTTGCAAGATACTTCAGATTTTGAAAACTTTTTAGATAATCCA GTCCGGCGGTCTGGGCAGTCACGGTGCACTTCATTTGAACCCCACATCAG ACCTTACCCCAACATCCTTCAGCAAGGATACTGCTTCACCATGCCAACATACAAGTACGCCTGA